A single region of the Anoplolepis gracilipes chromosome 1, ASM4749672v1, whole genome shotgun sequence genome encodes:
- the Cyp18a1 gene encoding cytochrome P450 18a1 — protein sequence MKFYTILQENWRNVNIETFYVFLACLSVFLVIQFIQWLMYIRSLPPGPWGIPYLGYIPFIKPKLYQQYDELAKKYGPIFSTRQGNQLIVVLSDANIIRKAFNLKEYTDRPHTEFTNILGGYGFINTDGTLWENQRKFLHKIFRKLGMTSGANRSNLEKKLKAEIYMFLWTLKKKKGAPTNISPSLTMSVSNIICGLIMDKRFSNESQFQEFMSFFDKGFELFASLGILNYLPSLRFLPFMRKNLSKFAEHLDRMRNSFERIIAERRANLDRNNLKSIVDFYLDEMQQVEKEDSENQLFEGENFNLHLQQIVADLFSAGMETVKSFVKWSIILMLHYPEAAKAVQEELDRVVERSKMPKLEDLPSLPITEATIQEILRIISHVPLGTTHATTRNMTLHGYTIPAGSQIIPLLYSLHMNPELWDEPKAFRPARFLSSEGKLLPKPTYFMPFGIGKRVCLGQDMARQEIFLFFSSLMHTFDFALPEGASLPSLEGMFGITISPDPYEVCLLQRSPSPMDNFCDDDEFIDEPLRNVGSH from the exons ATGAAATTCTACACGATACTGCAAGAGAACTGGCGCAATGTCAACATCGAAACCTTTTATGTTTTTCTGGCGTGCCTCAGTGTTTTTTTGGTGATACAATTTATTCAGTGGCTCATGTACATTCGCTCTTTACCGCCTGGCCCGTGGGGGATACCGTACTTGGGGTACATACCCTTCATCAAGCCCAAGTTGTATCAACAATACGATGAACTGGCCAAAAAGTACGGCCCCATATTCTCCACTCGTCAGGGCAATCAACTGATCGTAGTTCTCAGTGATGCTAACATCATACGCAAAGCGTTTAACTTGAAAGAATACACCGACAGGCCGCACACCGAGTTCACCAACATCCTCGGCGGATATG GCTTCATCAATACGGATGGTACTTTGTGGGAAAATCAGAGAAAATTTCTTcacaaaatttttcgaaagttAGGCATGACATCCGGCGCCAACAGAtcaaatttggaaaaaaagcTTAAG gccgaaatttatatgtttttatggaccttgaaaaagaaaaagggagCTCCCACAAACATCTCGCCCTCTCTCACTATGTCGGTCAGTAACATAATCTGTGGACTCATAATGGACAAGAGATTCTCTAACGAATCGCAATTCCAAGAATTCATGAGCTTTTTCGATAAAGGATTCGAACTCTTTGCCAGCCTCGGAATCTTGAACTATTTACCGAGTTTGCGTTTTCTGCCTTTCATGAGAAAGAATCTAAGCAAGTTCGCGGAGCATCTAGATAGAATGAGAAATTCATTTGAAAGGATTATCGCTGAGCGAAGGGCAAACTTGGACCGGAACAACCTGAAGAGTATCGTAGACTTTTATTTGGACGAGATGCAGCAAGTCGAGAAAGAAGATTCGGAAAATCAGCTTTTCGAAGGAGAAAATTTTA ATCTTCACCTACAGCAGATTGTTGCAGATCTCTTCTCCGCCGGTATGGAAACGGTGAAAAGTTTTGTGAAATGGTCAATAATTCTAATGCTACACTATCCGGAAGCGGCAAAAGCGGTGCAAGAAGAATTGGACCGGGTTGTAGAAAGATCCAAAATGCCTAAACTGGAGGATCTTCCTTCCCTTCCGATCACTGAAGCCACGATTCAAGAGATTCTTCGCATAATCAGTCACGTACCGCTTGGAACCACGCATGCAACCACACG AAATATGACGTTGCACGGTTACACGATACCAGCCGGTTCTCAAATAATACCGCTGTTGTACTCATTGCACATGAATCCGGAACTCTGGGATGAGCCAAAGGCCTTTCGACCGGCCCGTTTCCTCTCCAGCGAGGGTAAGCTTCTCCCGAAGCCGACGTACTTCATGCCGTTCGGAATCGGTAAACGAGTGTGTCTGGGACAAGACATGGCGCGCCAGGAGATCTTTTTGTTCTTCAGCTCGCTGATGCACACCTTCGATTTCGCACTACCCGAAGGTGCTTCGTTGCCGAGTCTGGAAGGCATGTTCGGCATCACGATCTCCCCGGACCCTTACGAAGTTTGCCTGCTGCAGAGGAGTCCAAGTCCGATGGACAATTTCTGCGACGACGATGAGTTCATCGACGAGCCCTTGCGTAATGTCGGCAGCCATTGA